Proteins found in one Cervus canadensis isolate Bull #8, Minnesota chromosome 24, ASM1932006v1, whole genome shotgun sequence genomic segment:
- the LOC122426121 gene encoding small EDRK-rich factor 2-like has translation MGLPPWLSGDATEAGRSGCHRQRKLALQKNVKKQSDSVKGNRRDDGLPAAAPKERDSEIMQQKQKKAKEKKEEPR, from the exons ATGGgacttcccccgtggctcagcg GGGACGCAACGGAGGCAGGCCGGAGCGGTTGCCATCGCCAGCGCAAGCTCGCCCTCCAGAAGAATGTGAAAAAGCAGAGCGACTCGGTTAAGGGAAATCGCCGAGATGACGGGCTTCCTGCTGCCGCCCCCAAGGAGAGGGACTCGGAGATCATGCAGCAGAAgcagaaaaaggcaaaggagaagaaagaggagccCAGGTAG